From Sulfuracidifex tepidarius, one genomic window encodes:
- a CDS encoding FMN-binding glutamate synthase family protein, with amino-acid sequence MMIINKYLPIPRQTDSELWTNERIEHIRKLALTGKPHSIFERGGNRIIDKVEFKLGKNPELTDSPTSSLSFSFSNVDMSMPLYLGDMSYGALSGNPNITIAKVADMTKTLAGTGEGGLHEEVSKYKRIFVQWASARFGVDSSVLSKGLGVVIKIGQGAKPGIGGHLPGKKVTRPISLARRIPEGMDAISPAPHHDIYSIEDLGQRIQALKEMTRKPVFVKVAATNYIPYVVAGIARMNADGVIIDGHGAGTGATPQVIRDNVGIPIEMAVASADNVLRKEGLRENFTVIAAGRVTSATDAAKLIALGADIVSVGTGALIAMGCVMVHKCHIGSCPTALTNKIDGTREMDIEFGVKTLTNFINGFGSELRNILDNLGLRNVRELRGRRDLLYGNGLSEETLEILGIDGRVEEATVKQGELWNRRIEVYLHELMNKGEPVITSMGSTAPPDVEKPGRITDWLRSDGAQVTRPPIDPYREDIDTSFYLDHGKVYLSLPVIYDVNNAPEKYREAFLWASMALSSAVFSEDTARGYEEVSFSADGRGIASWSASLKEGHYLIVPSSLNVIDSVIGLDVPGFIIDEDEGKDDLEVVVSELDTRLKDNGVRYYYDILAKSTKIRDSADVFKMVLLGADSTIVSYSLLERAIGQGSEGDLKERAFNLIAGMKKEIALLAGASGVYSVQSSLTGNRELLRSVNLNRRVREILRVKPAGGL; translated from the coding sequence TTGATGATAATCAATAAATACCTTCCGATCCCACGTCAGACTGACAGTGAGTTATGGACCAACGAAAGGATAGAACACATCAGAAAACTTGCATTGACAGGAAAGCCCCATTCCATCTTCGAAAGGGGAGGGAACAGGATCATAGACAAAGTGGAATTCAAATTAGGTAAAAACCCTGAGCTGACCGACTCTCCTACCTCCTCCCTATCTTTCTCTTTTTCTAACGTGGATATGTCTATGCCCTTGTATTTGGGAGACATGTCTTACGGAGCGTTAAGCGGAAATCCGAACATAACAATTGCCAAAGTAGCGGACATGACCAAGACCCTTGCAGGGACGGGAGAGGGAGGCCTCCACGAGGAAGTGTCTAAGTACAAGAGAATCTTCGTACAGTGGGCCTCAGCTAGGTTCGGAGTGGACTCTAGTGTCCTGAGTAAGGGGTTGGGTGTGGTCATAAAGATAGGACAGGGAGCGAAACCAGGTATTGGAGGACACTTACCCGGTAAGAAAGTCACTAGACCCATCTCCTTAGCCAGGAGGATACCCGAGGGAATGGACGCTATCTCTCCCGCCCCTCACCACGACATATACTCCATCGAGGACTTAGGACAGAGGATACAAGCTTTGAAGGAGATGACCAGAAAGCCGGTCTTCGTTAAGGTGGCTGCGACTAACTACATACCCTACGTAGTTGCTGGAATAGCGAGGATGAACGCCGATGGCGTGATCATAGACGGACATGGGGCTGGGACGGGCGCAACTCCTCAGGTGATCAGGGACAACGTGGGTATACCCATAGAGATGGCAGTCGCTTCGGCGGACAATGTATTAAGGAAAGAAGGGTTGAGGGAAAACTTCACCGTGATAGCAGCCGGGAGGGTGACCTCAGCTACCGACGCTGCGAAGTTGATAGCTCTAGGTGCTGACATAGTTAGTGTAGGAACTGGGGCCCTGATCGCGATGGGGTGTGTCATGGTTCACAAGTGTCACATAGGTTCATGTCCGACCGCACTCACAAACAAGATAGACGGTACCAGGGAGATGGACATAGAGTTCGGAGTGAAGACTCTCACGAACTTCATAAACGGGTTCGGGTCTGAGCTGAGGAACATCTTGGATAACCTGGGGTTGAGGAACGTGAGGGAATTGAGAGGGAGAAGGGATCTCCTATACGGGAATGGGCTCAGCGAGGAGACCCTTGAGATCTTGGGAATAGACGGGAGGGTTGAGGAAGCCACAGTGAAACAGGGGGAGCTTTGGAACAGGAGAATAGAGGTATACCTTCACGAGCTTATGAACAAGGGAGAGCCCGTGATAACTAGCATGGGAAGCACTGCGCCTCCAGACGTTGAGAAGCCGGGAAGGATAACCGACTGGTTGAGGTCTGACGGTGCTCAGGTCACTAGACCTCCAATAGACCCTTACAGGGAGGACATCGATACGTCCTTTTACTTGGACCACGGGAAGGTATACCTATCGCTTCCGGTCATATACGACGTAAACAACGCTCCGGAGAAGTATAGGGAAGCCTTCCTCTGGGCTTCAATGGCCCTGAGCTCAGCTGTCTTCTCCGAGGACACGGCCCGTGGGTACGAAGAGGTATCATTCTCAGCCGACGGGAGGGGTATTGCAAGTTGGAGCGCTTCCCTGAAAGAAGGACACTACCTAATTGTACCCTCCTCCTTGAACGTGATAGACAGTGTGATCGGACTTGACGTTCCCGGCTTTATCATAGACGAAGACGAAGGGAAAGACGATCTGGAGGTAGTCGTATCTGAACTCGACACACGCTTGAAGGACAACGGCGTAAGGTACTATTACGACATACTGGCTAAATCAACGAAGATCAGAGACTCAGCGGACGTGTTCAAAATGGTCCTCCTAGGTGCAGACTCCACCATAGTTTCATACTCCCTCCTCGAGAGGGCTATAGGTCAGGGAAGTGAAGGGGACTTGAAGGAGAGGGCTTTCAACTTGATAGCAGGGATGAAGAAGGAGATAGCCCTCCTTGCCGGTGCGTCGGGAGTTTACAGCGTCCAGTCTTCCCTGACCGGAAACAGGGAGCTGTTGAGGTCTGTGAACTTGAACAGGAGGGTAAGGGAAATACTCAGGGTTAAACCCGCGGGTGGTCTCTGA
- a CDS encoding carboxypeptidase-like regulatory domain-containing protein gives MKMNKIGLIMAIVAISFVFSSFTAMSMITGDGYTIYSPAQNNQIYQYGQSVVLSFTSPYKSSQFTVTIDRFIEVNGTLVAKLYNSIPEFTNSTGGFTGSIMTGDNPPGKYLIILNDPTYGDASVEFNITIVPPHYQQATISVTVENESNLPISGASVVVLNSTNDQQVNSGITSSTGTVDLTVPYFGTPVTYIVKASATGYVTQNTTVTVNSNTTFPVTLVLPNVGFSFTVQGIFQNGQSVAPANDRIINVYQGVPLTIEYNAIDDGVPASGAKITEMVTYPNGSIEQYTATVGSNGLVNITFTPPLSTSQTTLNMEISASASYSGMSASLPYVIYASAIYNYNATITQLQKEVNSLENTTSYLEKEMSSLNATVQGLESKIDQLSTEISSLNSTLISLNKTVTNINSTSIPQLEKEISSLNSNISSLKSELSSVNSSVTSLKSTVSSASTLVYVALAAGIIGLIVAIIAVVLVLRKIR, from the coding sequence ATGAAGATGAATAAAATTGGTTTAATAATGGCAATAGTTGCGATATCTTTCGTTTTCTCATCATTTACAGCTATGTCTATGATAACAGGAGATGGATATACTATATATAGCCCGGCTCAGAACAACCAAATCTATCAGTACGGTCAGTCAGTCGTACTGAGCTTCACCTCTCCATATAAGAGCTCTCAGTTCACTGTAACGATAGATCGTTTCATTGAGGTAAATGGAACACTGGTTGCCAAATTATACAATTCCATACCTGAGTTCACCAACTCCACTGGAGGATTCACTGGATCAATAATGACTGGAGATAATCCGCCAGGAAAGTATCTGATAATCCTAAATGATCCTACATATGGAGACGCATCAGTAGAGTTCAACATAACCATAGTTCCACCACATTATCAACAAGCTACAATATCCGTAACTGTAGAGAATGAAAGCAACCTCCCTATATCTGGAGCTTCAGTAGTTGTATTGAACTCAACTAACGACCAGCAGGTTAACAGTGGAATTACCTCGTCGACCGGAACTGTAGATCTAACTGTACCTTACTTTGGAACTCCGGTTACATATATAGTGAAAGCTAGTGCTACTGGTTACGTAACGCAAAACACTACTGTAACAGTAAACTCTAACACTACATTCCCAGTTACCTTAGTATTACCCAATGTAGGGTTCTCATTTACTGTTCAGGGAATATTCCAGAACGGACAAAGTGTAGCCCCGGCTAACGATAGAATAATTAATGTATACCAAGGTGTACCACTTACAATAGAGTATAATGCAATAGATGATGGAGTTCCTGCTTCTGGAGCTAAGATAACTGAAATGGTAACTTATCCTAACGGAAGCATCGAGCAATACACTGCTACAGTAGGCTCTAACGGACTAGTTAACATAACGTTCACTCCTCCTCTGTCGACAAGCCAGACAACTCTTAACATGGAGATATCTGCCTCTGCTTCATATAGTGGAATGTCAGCATCATTACCATATGTAATCTATGCGTCTGCAATCTACAACTACAATGCAACAATAACCCAGCTTCAGAAGGAAGTGAACAGTCTAGAAAATACTACCTCTTACCTAGAGAAAGAAATGTCCAGTCTGAACGCTACAGTACAAGGGCTAGAGTCAAAGATAGACCAGTTGTCTACTGAGATATCCTCGCTTAATTCTACGTTAATATCTCTAAATAAGACAGTAACTAACATAAATTCAACCAGCATTCCGCAGCTAGAGAAAGAAATAAGCTCATTAAACTCTAACATATCTTCTCTTAAGAGTGAACTATCTAGTGTAAACAGCTCAGTAACATCGCTCAAATCAACAGTAAGCTCAGCTTCAACTCTAGTATACGTGGCATTAGCAGCAGGAATAATCGGTTTAATAGTTGCAATAATAGCAGTAGTCCTCGTCTTAAGAAAGATAAGGTAA
- a CDS encoding putative integrase yields the protein MENDLSGKRRDNYIAPLDQVVKDYYDIRCRGRDLNPGQGLDRLDSVSVKRGLETFSVAR from the coding sequence ATAGAGAATGACTTAAGTGGTAAGAGGAGGGACAATTACATAGCACCTTTAGACCAGGTCGTAAAGGACTATTATGATATCAGGTGCCGCGGCCGGGATTTGAACCCGGGTCAGGGGCTCGACAGGCTAGATAGTGTTTCAGTAAAACGGGGTTTAGAAACGTTTTCTGTTGCACGTTGA
- a CDS encoding DNA-binding protein, with amino-acid sequence MQKLQNTEKILIILSHGCATLERLEEKTGIPKEELLVYLTRLYKRGLIYRKWQKYGGKKFREYCLKYRDEILR; translated from the coding sequence GTGCAAAAACTCCAGAATACTGAGAAAATATTGATAATTTTATCTCACGGCTGTGCTACTTTAGAGCGTTTAGAGGAAAAGACTGGTATCCCAAAAGAAGAACTGCTCGTTTATCTGACCAGACTGTACAAGAGGGGATTAATTTACCGTAAGTGGCAAAAATACGGTGGTAAAAAGTTCCGGGAATACTGTTTAAAGTACAGAGACGAAATTTTGCGTTAA
- a CDS encoding transposase yields MLYKGVRAKADYFFLQRRIAQAQSLVDKTKDLGEDEARAELTREKRRLFKKLTRRLLHLYRNLAFHLVRTLHELGVSAIYLGYPFNIAQDKGNKFTVNLWSYRELMDAIELKAQEYGMRVFEVVEYNTSKYCAYHGVEVKRYPRGVVNCSLGHRLHSDLNGALNILKKAIDKVVLTAKKPLSFLVFHNGVAPVKGCNP; encoded by the coding sequence TTGCTCTACAAGGGTGTTAGGGCTAAGGCGGACTACTTCTTCCTTCAAAGGAGGATAGCGCAAGCCCAGTCCCTTGTTGACAAAACTAAAGATCTGGGTGAGGACGAGGCACGCGCTGAATTAACAAGAGAGAAGAGGAGGTTGTTCAAGAAACTAACAAGACGTCTCTTGCATCTGTACAGAAACCTAGCGTTCCACTTGGTAAGGACTCTCCATGAGCTAGGAGTTTCAGCCATATACTTGGGTTATCCCTTCAATATAGCACAAGATAAGGGTAATAAGTTCACAGTCAATCTGTGGTCTTACCGTGAACTGATGGATGCTATCGAGTTGAAGGCTCAAGAGTACGGGATGAGAGTGTTTGAAGTTGTTGAATATAATACTTCGAAATACTGTGCATACCATGGCGTGGAGGTAAAAAGGTATCCGAGGGGAGTCGTTAATTGTTCACTTGGTCACAGATTGCACAGCGACTTGAACGGTGCTTTAAACATTCTTAAGAAAGCGATAGACAAAGTAGTGTTGACGGCTAAAAAACCGTTGTCTTTCCTAGTATTTCATAACGGAGTAGCACCCGTAAAGGGGTGTAACCCTTGA
- a CDS encoding MFS transporter codes for MRFSLGLSWTATFLQLALRLSWGVVAVTFAYILHMTSVEIGTVLFLFYVGYVSSSILWGIFIDRVGPKNSIFISALLSGIFIPFFIFVKSIYELYLLYFIEGLLTAGLFPSSVKIVSSLERPLTPYLALLESSAPIVLLLLAIFSGIILIYWKFFYISIFIGLILTSLLSFFLNVKVSKPKSARKVILNKRVGKVSIIRAGELWGTWGTSSWLFPFLVLYDSVPERLSEILFVLYAVGQVFSIILSGRLSRIIEDIKLVKTSLILFIISIIIVSFIKNPYFLMPISVILGISSFMYRPPTDSIVVKIMGKENAGTSMGFANAVSQIGSMIAPLFVGIVISIGSPMLAIDSLIIGPLLSLLIIFI; via the coding sequence ATGAGATTTTCTTTAGGTTTAAGCTGGACTGCAACATTCCTTCAATTAGCTTTAAGGTTAAGTTGGGGAGTTGTTGCAGTAACTTTCGCTTATATTCTTCATATGACTTCGGTGGAAATAGGAACAGTACTCTTCCTTTTTTATGTAGGTTACGTGAGTAGTTCAATATTATGGGGTATTTTTATTGATAGAGTAGGACCAAAAAATTCAATATTTATTTCAGCGTTGCTTTCAGGAATTTTTATACCATTTTTCATATTTGTAAAAAGTATTTACGAGCTTTATTTATTATACTTTATTGAAGGTCTTTTAACAGCAGGACTTTTTCCATCATCAGTAAAAATTGTTTCCTCACTGGAAAGACCATTAACTCCTTATTTAGCGCTCCTGGAGAGTTCAGCTCCAATAGTTTTACTTCTCTTAGCTATTTTTTCTGGAATTATCTTGATTTATTGGAAATTTTTTTATATTAGTATATTTATAGGATTAATATTGACGTCTCTTTTATCATTCTTTCTTAATGTTAAAGTTAGTAAACCAAAGAGTGCTAGAAAAGTTATACTAAATAAAAGGGTAGGTAAGGTCTCAATTATAAGAGCTGGAGAATTATGGGGTACATGGGGGACGTCATCGTGGCTATTCCCCTTTTTAGTTCTTTACGATAGTGTACCTGAAAGACTTTCTGAAATTTTATTCGTATTATATGCAGTAGGTCAAGTATTTTCTATAATACTTTCTGGGAGACTTTCGAGGATTATCGAGGATATTAAATTAGTTAAAACCTCATTAATTCTCTTTATTATTTCAATAATTATTGTATCATTTATAAAGAATCCATATTTTCTCATGCCAATTAGTGTTATTCTAGGAATATCTTCCTTTATGTATAGACCTCCTACAGATTCAATAGTAGTAAAAATAATGGGTAAAGAAAATGCAGGAACTTCTATGGGATTCGCTAATGCAGTATCTCAGATAGGATCCATGATAGCGCCTTTATTTGTGGGTATAGTAATATCCATAGGGAGTCCTATGCTTGCAATAGATAGCTTAATAATTGGTCCTTTATTATCTCTTTTAATAATTTTCATATAA
- a CDS encoding MFS transporter — protein sequence MSDKVNYEILDNTKVRSFHKRLTVLAALGPFTDAFNEFGASVSLLAVSILFHLSAVMTAIVVAGYWVGVAGGAVLGGLLSDKFGRKELFIYDTLGMAIFALLSAASFDGISFFVFRFFLGAFIGIDYAAAVPLVSEYAPAGTRGRLLSMEKVFFMLGTIATVGIGLGLTAVVGVLTAWRIDFIIAAAPPIILLLLRRKMPESIRWAAEVGNKKKVEEAVKRLEKCGLEPEVNFDAIQEEKPSFKQNLKAFFSRTYARQVAFIFWIGAAYALTVNLVSVYSSKVLSDLGASSFESLLGTLSIDILGTFGVLITVFAADKLGRKILGTLGFGLSAIPLAVLYVAYLMGILSIPLVVAMFSLFFLINVGFVGTLQYVPAGEVFPTKLRGLSVGWEKLFEFGLALPALSLYAFLGVANSLLYDIIVAIIAAAIYYFLSLETKQMPLEEIQRRYTGNEGIPSYALKDITNSKDNDKL from the coding sequence ATGAGCGACAAGGTAAATTACGAAATATTAGATAATACGAAAGTCAGATCTTTCCACAAAAGGCTAACAGTTTTGGCTGCTTTAGGACCTTTCACAGACGCATTCAATGAATTCGGTGCCTCAGTTTCTTTATTAGCTGTCTCAATTTTATTCCATTTAAGCGCAGTAATGACTGCAATAGTTGTAGCAGGATATTGGGTAGGAGTTGCAGGAGGAGCAGTACTAGGCGGTTTGCTTTCAGATAAATTCGGTAGAAAGGAATTGTTCATTTACGATACTCTTGGTATGGCTATATTCGCTTTATTGAGCGCAGCGTCTTTTGATGGTATATCTTTCTTCGTATTCAGGTTCTTCTTGGGAGCTTTTATAGGAATAGACTATGCAGCTGCTGTACCTTTAGTCTCAGAATACGCTCCAGCAGGAACTAGAGGAAGACTACTGTCAATGGAGAAGGTATTCTTCATGTTGGGTACTATAGCTACTGTCGGTATAGGTCTAGGATTAACAGCAGTAGTTGGCGTTTTAACTGCATGGAGAATTGACTTTATCATTGCAGCAGCACCTCCAATAATACTTCTATTATTAAGGAGAAAAATGCCAGAAAGTATAAGATGGGCCGCAGAAGTAGGCAATAAGAAGAAAGTTGAGGAGGCAGTAAAGAGATTAGAGAAGTGCGGCTTAGAGCCTGAGGTTAATTTTGACGCTATTCAAGAGGAAAAACCTTCATTCAAACAAAATTTGAAAGCATTCTTTAGCAGAACCTATGCTAGACAAGTGGCCTTTATCTTTTGGATAGGTGCTGCATATGCTTTGACAGTTAACCTTGTTTCAGTGTATTCCAGTAAGGTTCTTTCGGATTTAGGAGCTTCGTCATTTGAGTCTTTATTAGGTACGTTAAGTATTGATATTCTAGGTACCTTTGGAGTTCTAATTACAGTGTTTGCTGCAGACAAATTAGGAAGAAAAATCTTGGGAACGTTAGGTTTCGGTCTTTCCGCAATTCCTTTAGCTGTACTTTACGTAGCCTATTTAATGGGTATCCTATCGATTCCTTTAGTAGTAGCAATGTTCTCTTTGTTCTTCCTTATAAATGTAGGATTCGTAGGTACTTTACAATACGTTCCAGCAGGAGAAGTATTTCCTACCAAATTAAGGGGATTGTCAGTAGGTTGGGAGAAATTATTCGAATTCGGTTTAGCTTTACCTGCACTGTCACTATACGCATTTCTGGGAGTAGCTAATTCTCTGCTTTACGATATAATTGTCGCAATAATTGCTGCAGCAATATACTATTTCCTCTCGTTAGAAACTAAACAAATGCCATTAGAAGAAATACAGAGAAGATATACTGGAAATGAAGGAATACCAAGTTACGCACTAAAAGACATAACAAATAGTAAGGATAATGATAAGTTATAA
- a CDS encoding HAD hydrolase family protein codes for MIIFSDYDRTLAMKEDGFEIREEVADRVNAFVRNGGKFFVVTGREKKNTGGIRRKTIYELSGKLSPTGWILENGGIIVLDREINLVEREWIDYMDEISEELYKEKIEFSKGETIIFADNSYDKKALLEKIVKKGKIEWNTKDAMILSSKINKGVGIDEVFRILGKDVSIGIGDAQNDISLFRKVDIKVAVNNALPCIKEIADIVLNNSAGYGVIELLDLIEENKVKIEDKIVK; via the coding sequence ATGATTATATTTTCCGATTACGATAGAACTCTGGCAATGAAGGAAGACGGATTTGAAATAAGGGAAGAAGTAGCTGACAGAGTAAACGCCTTTGTCAGAAACGGGGGAAAATTCTTTGTAGTAACAGGAAGAGAAAAGAAAAATACTGGAGGGATAAGGAGAAAAACAATTTATGAGCTTTCTGGCAAATTGTCTCCAACTGGCTGGATTTTGGAAAATGGGGGAATAATAGTCCTTGATAGAGAAATAAATCTGGTTGAAAGAGAATGGATAGATTACATGGATGAGATATCTGAGGAGCTATATAAGGAAAAAATAGAATTTTCTAAAGGAGAAACTATAATATTTGCAGATAATAGCTATGATAAGAAGGCATTATTAGAAAAGATAGTGAAAAAAGGGAAAATAGAGTGGAACACAAAAGACGCAATGATTCTCTCATCTAAAATAAATAAAGGAGTTGGAATCGATGAAGTATTTAGGATTTTAGGTAAGGACGTTAGTATAGGAATAGGAGATGCACAAAACGATATATCATTATTTAGAAAAGTCGATATTAAAGTGGCAGTAAATAACGCTCTTCCTTGCATAAAAGAAATTGCAGATATAGTTCTCAATAATTCTGCGGGTTACGGTGTAATTGAATTACTTGACTTAATAGAAGAAAATAAAGTAAAGATTGAAGATAAAATCGTAAAATAA
- a CDS encoding type IV secretion system DNA-binding domain-containing protein, which produces MNEIFLKYSDKLKRNQSVIGKRQREVLASRLEQYAKDNIYYLQPYVLSDDKKRIKQLAKELQQFILTKSRKLRLEIRKTKGWEDNIPRVPRFHSLKLKRWLWIDEDKISKVAVIPNPSVIPVNFVVGGVLPELPPNRNGFEIGKTVPSSKPYMLELEDLYRHGYIIGGTGAGKTTTIISLITSIRKAYNNAIIMIFDPHGDMAEEVASYFADNENLIYFHPVEAPLSINPLALPNLPNKEQALLLGFSNVMEIFEKLFGLKDTAVYVKYIIQVSMQLLYSKTPEPTFRDLYRIIYKLRTGEIDLPVDDPTWESKLEMFQNMQEQSFLSAISRLEMLGTNPLLLKIFSKTKIDDNELFKPGNIIVINASKAAVGNDASFLILAGWIFKTWYYALARAALNMERIPIIAFMDEFQNIASLSVIDDILSEARKYAMHIIMAHQHTGQLDMSLIKSIMSNTGVKMLMKEQGDDAKAFAKIFPDFGSELEKTLPGLGVGEAVVIITPRKEGDKVVPVRVKINYVPTKKDPEKLKKVIERMQKYATGEVPKNEDIESIVNPIMKYIEKPQVLEQLVLYHIFKNGKKMYLVDLLKELGLDRDKVNDVVNKLEKLGYIDVEKEGNKKVLYYGKGLFGNVKAAAPSQEGRKLAMKVMLRYMKQGYYVAPAKQSQELSSRPDLVAIPIDKSSLRPLYDRAIAIEIESCNELSVHPEQVVRNWRKESVKDFTEVHSWTYAECFDKLQQLYNQLSDEEKKKVKIFALKVREKTVQKVEEKTEETQKESQSTGEFTSKGPEQSETKAVTSATNNNNIKGPETLTGGLTANENKQQTITQTNAATDNTIASNAQSNDGKLGSLQGDGAIVLSLQGRIIRINKTKSTIEIDGEEYKVPSFELRAIINRKDSIIAVSKKEKKIIVAYDNGVTSEIGIIS; this is translated from the coding sequence TTGAACGAGATATTCCTTAAGTATTCTGATAAATTAAAGAGAAATCAATCAGTAATTGGTAAGCGTCAAAGAGAAGTTTTAGCTAGCAGATTAGAGCAGTATGCGAAAGACAACATCTACTACTTGCAGCCTTACGTTCTTTCAGATGATAAGAAGAGAATTAAACAGCTAGCGAAAGAGCTCCAACAATTTATTCTAACTAAAAGTAGAAAATTGAGGTTGGAAATAAGGAAAACTAAGGGCTGGGAAGATAATATCCCCAGGGTTCCAAGGTTTCATTCATTAAAACTCAAGAGATGGCTCTGGATTGACGAGGACAAAATAAGTAAAGTTGCGGTAATTCCTAATCCATCTGTTATCCCAGTGAACTTCGTAGTTGGAGGAGTGCTCCCAGAACTTCCCCCTAACAGAAATGGGTTTGAAATAGGAAAAACGGTACCTTCTAGCAAACCATATATGTTAGAGTTAGAGGACCTTTACCGGCACGGCTATATTATCGGAGGGACTGGAGCTGGGAAGACCACAACCATAATCTCTCTGATAACATCAATAAGGAAGGCATACAATAATGCAATAATAATGATATTCGACCCTCACGGCGATATGGCAGAAGAAGTAGCCTCCTATTTCGCCGATAACGAGAATTTAATATACTTCCACCCAGTTGAGGCTCCTCTCTCAATCAATCCCCTAGCTTTGCCCAATTTGCCTAATAAAGAACAAGCGTTGTTGTTAGGTTTCAGCAACGTTATGGAGATATTCGAGAAATTATTCGGCCTTAAGGACACTGCAGTGTATGTTAAGTACATCATTCAGGTTTCAATGCAATTGCTCTACTCAAAAACTCCAGAACCCACGTTTAGGGACCTTTACAGGATCATCTACAAGCTGAGAACAGGGGAAATAGATTTGCCGGTAGACGACCCTACGTGGGAAAGTAAGCTAGAAATGTTCCAGAACATGCAGGAGCAAAGTTTCTTATCCGCAATCTCTAGGTTGGAAATGCTAGGGACAAATCCATTATTACTTAAGATATTCAGTAAGACAAAGATAGACGATAATGAGTTATTCAAGCCTGGAAATATTATAGTAATAAACGCATCGAAAGCAGCTGTAGGAAATGACGCTTCATTTCTAATATTAGCTGGATGGATCTTTAAGACGTGGTATTATGCGTTGGCTAGAGCTGCATTGAATATGGAAAGGATCCCAATCATAGCATTTATGGACGAGTTCCAAAATATCGCTTCCCTTAGCGTGATAGACGATATCTTAAGTGAAGCTAGAAAATATGCAATGCATATCATAATGGCGCACCAGCATACTGGACAGTTAGATATGTCACTAATTAAATCAATAATGAGTAATACGGGAGTTAAGATGTTAATGAAGGAACAAGGTGATGACGCCAAAGCATTTGCAAAGATATTCCCAGATTTCGGCTCCGAACTAGAAAAGACGCTGCCAGGTTTAGGAGTAGGCGAAGCAGTAGTAATTATTACACCGAGGAAAGAAGGGGATAAGGTAGTTCCAGTAAGGGTTAAGATAAACTACGTCCCCACTAAAAAGGATCCGGAGAAGCTGAAGAAGGTAATAGAGAGAATGCAGAAATACGCGACTGGAGAAGTGCCGAAGAATGAAGACATAGAGAGTATAGTAAATCCAATTATGAAATACATAGAGAAACCTCAAGTACTGGAACAGCTTGTCCTCTACCACATCTTCAAGAACGGGAAGAAGATGTATTTAGTAGACTTACTAAAGGAATTAGGCCTGGATAGGGATAAGGTAAATGACGTTGTAAATAAGTTAGAGAAGTTGGGTTATATTGATGTTGAAAAGGAGGGCAATAAGAAAGTGTTATACTATGGTAAAGGGTTATTCGGAAATGTGAAGGCGGCCGCTCCTTCGCAAGAAGGACGCAAACTAGCTATGAAAGTGATGTTACGCTATATGAAGCAGGGATATTACGTAGCTCCAGCTAAGCAGTCACAAGAGTTAAGCTCTAGGCCAGATTTAGTAGCAATCCCTATCGATAAAAGTTCACTAAGGCCACTTTATGACAGGGCTATCGCTATTGAGATAGAGAGCTGCAATGAATTGAGTGTACACCCAGAGCAGGTAGTGCGTAACTGGCGCAAAGAAAGTGTGAAAGATTTCACCGAAGTACACAGCTGGACCTATGCTGAGTGTTTCGATAAACTGCAGCAGTTATATAACCAACTTTCTGACGAAGAGAAGAAGAAAGTAAAGATATTCGCATTAAAAGTTAGAGAGAAGACAGTACAGAAAGTAGAAGAAAAAACTGAAGAGACACAGAAGGAATCACAGTCAACTGGGGAGTTTACGTCAAAAGGACCAGAGCAGAGCGAAACTAAAGCTGTAACTAGTGCTACTAATAACAATAATATCAAAGGACCAGAGACGTTAACCGGGGGGTTAACAGCGAATGAGAATAAGCAGCAAACTATAACTCAGACTAATGCTGCAACAGATAATACTATAGCATCTAACGCCCAGAGCAATGACGGTAAACTGGGGAGTTTACAAGGAGATGGAGCGATAGTTCTATCGCTCCAGGGTAGGATAATTAGGATAAATAAAACTAAAAGTACGATAGAAATCGATGGAGAAGAATATAAAGTTCCGTCTTTTGAACTAAGGGCTATAATAAATAGAAAAGATAGTATAATAGCAGTTAGCAAGAAGGAAAAGAAAATTATAGTAGCTTACGATAACGGAGTTACCTCGGAAATAGGCATTATTTCTTAA